DNA sequence from the Papio anubis isolate 15944 chromosome 7, Panubis1.0, whole genome shotgun sequence genome:
agtggcacgaccttggctcactgaaacctccgcctcctgggttcaaatgattctcctgcctcagcctccagagtagctgggattacaggcgcccgccaccatgcctggctaatttttgtattttagtagagaaaggggtTCACCAAGTTCAGGAtcactcctgatctcaaatgatctgcctgcctcggcctcccaaagtgctgggattacaggcatgagccaccatgcctggccatcctttattttcttaatggcttaAGAAAAGTCATTTCTTTTGGCTGCCTGcaattttttgctattacatACATAAAAAGATGCCAATATTTGACTCCAATAGTAGGTGAACTTCTCTAtagcaatctttttttcttttcttttctttttttaccagaACCCATAGCATTAGATTTTATCTAGCATAcagtatgcacacatatacatatacacacatataacaGCAAAAAAACTTTTGTGAGGTAGTACCCAATTTTTTCTACATATTCatactaatattttataatttctttctttttttttttttgagacagagtctcactctatcacccaggctaaagtgcagtggtaccatcttagctcactgctacctctgcctcctgggctcaagcaatcttcccacctcagcctcccgagtagctgagactacaggtgtgtgccaccatgcctggttaatttttttactttttgtagagacagggtttcaccatgatgcccaggctggactggaaatcctgggctcaaacaatctgttcgcctcagcctcccaaggtgctgggattacagtcatgagccaccatgcccagcctatagttTCTTCTATTACACTAAAAAATATACTCaggggtcgggcgtggtggcttatgcctataatcccagcattttgagaggccaaggtgggaggatcacttgagcccacaacttcaagactagtctgggcaacatggtgagacctcgtctctactgaaattttaaaacactggcCATGTaaggtgttgcatgcctgtagtcccagctacttgagggtgctgaggcaggacgactgcttaagcccaggaggtcgaggctgcagtgagccctgattgtgccactgcactccagcctgggtgacagagcaattctttgcttcaaaaacaaaacaaaacaaaaacaaaacaaaacaaacacaaaaaaacccccaaacccACCATGCATCGTGATCCTTTAAACTAATATAATTACCTACAGACTGTGATCTCCAGGTTAAAAGACTGTGTTGTTAAGACTATGAACAACCTGGATTTTACCAGATATTGTCAAATTGCTCTCCAAAGTGATGACCAATTTATTATACCCTTAGTAGTTAAGTATGAGAATTTCCATTGCTTCACGGCCTTAACTATTCTCGGCATTGTCAagctcattaaaaaatttttgccaATCTAATGGGCATTAAATGACAACTCATTGTGAATTTAAGAATTGTGTTTTTCTTATGGATGTGAAGTTCTTtatgcattttgaaaataagCCCTTTGTTGATTATGtatgtctgtttactttgttaatGATAAGTTTTGCTATACACAAATATTCAATTTCATtaagatactctttttttttttttttttttttttttttaaagttttgctcttgttgcccaggctggagtgcaatggcacaatctaggctcatgcaacctccgcctactgggttcaagcgattctcctgcttcagcctccccagtagctgggattacaggcacccgccaccacgaccgactaattttgtatttttagaagagatagggtttctccatgttggtcaggctggtctcaaactcctgacctcaggtgatctgcctgcctcggcctcccaaagtactgggattacaggccactgaaCATGGCCAAgatattctctgtattttctattaaaagtttAGATACTTACTCTAACtggaactgatttttgtgtgaGAGAAAGACCAAAACAACTTCCCCAAAAATGATAGTTTTACACGATTTTCACTTTAACTGGCCAAGAAATCTTTAAACAGCAAACAGTTGAATCTTCAGTATACTAATCTAGAACAGATCTAGTCTACCTCCTTCCTACCTTAGAGCCACTCGATACTTCTGCCCCAATTTCTCAATTTCAGCCATTACACAGTCAGTTATACAAGGGATACCTGCCagggaaaaaaattcacattaagGACAGAACTTGTAAAGAAATTATCCCTGAATTATATCCCAGCTCAGAGTTTTAAAGACGCAggacacggccgggcgcggtggctcatgcctgtaatcccagcactttgggaggcggaggcgggtggatcacgaggtcaggagatcgagaccatcctggctaacatggtgaaaccccatctctactaaaaatgcaaaaaattagccgggcgtggcggcgggcgcctgtagtcccaactacttgggaggctgaggcaggagaatggcatgaaccctggaggcggagcttgcagtgagccgagatcgcgccactgcactccagcctgggcgacggagcgagactctgtctcaaaaaaaaaaaaaaagaaatccctaaGAAACTAAGACTGTCCCAACCCCAAATCGCAGATTCCCTATTATAAAcatatctgggggaaaaaaaactaagcTGAACtccatcattatttttatattaatgtaagTTTCTGATgggaaaaaatttatttattttaattttatttttttgagacagaatcttgctctgttgcccaggttggagtgcagtggcacgatctcagcttactgcagcctcgacctcctgggttctagtgatcctcctgggttctaatgatcctcccacctcagcctcccaagtagctaggaccacaggtacacaccactatgaccagctaattaaaaaaaaaccttttttttttttttgtagagatggggctttgccatgttgcccaggctgtcttgaattcctgggattAATCACTCCTCCtgtcttgggctcccaaagtgctgggattacaggcatgagctactgtgcctggcttagatgaaatcaaatttaaatgtGAACCACAAGAAGCCATGAAATAGCCAGATAATGTAAATCTGATCACATAAAAAGAAAGCCAcataataagttaaaaaaaaaatcatcatcccTATTTTAGAAGTGAGAAACCTGAGACACAAAGAAGTTAACTAAATAGATAGCAAATGGTAAAGCCAACATTTGAACTGAGTCTGTTGGGCCAAAGACTGGGAAGAGTGGCACCTAGAAGAGTGGCAAAGATTAAACATGAAAATACCCAAtactggccaggcatagtggctcacgtctataatcccagcactttggaaggctaaggcaggcagatcacctgaggtcaggagttcgagaccagcctggccaacacagtgaaacccgtctctactaaaaataaaaaaaatagctgggcatggtgttgggcacctgtaatcccagttacttgggaggctgaggcaggagaatcagttgaacccaggagatggaggttgcaatgagccaagatcatgccattgcactctagcctgagtgtcaagagcgaaactccatctcaaaaaaaaaaaagaaaaaagaaaatacccaaTATTGAGGAAACAAGTATTCTCATGCTAAGTTTGTAGGTATATACATTAGTATAACTATTTGAGGGCAAATTTGCAatacctattaaaaatacacaaatcccTTGATATATAATACAGCTTCTAGACAATGTATCCTAAAGAAATACACTCTTACGGAGACATATTCATAAGGATATTTACTATAGACTTGTTAATTGGGTAGAacctggaaataatccaaataccTAATAAGATACtgggtttaaaaaattatgtatttaaacaaTAGAATAGTATGTAactttacacttgatcttagccaaaaggctgagaagcaattATAGTATgcaactttattcattttttattttgttttgagaggaagtctcaagtctcgttttgttgcccaggctagagtgcagtggcgtgatctctgcctcccaggttcaagcgattctcctgcctcagcctcccgagtagctgggattacaggcgccctccaccacgcccaattaatttttgtagttttagtagagacggggtttcaccgtgttggtcaggctggttttgaactcctgacctgaagcaatccacctgccttgaactcccaaaatgctgggattataggcgtgagccatcgtgcccggccataTGTGACTCTAAAAAAGaattcctggccaacatggcaaaaccccatctctactaaaaatataaaaattagggctgggcacagtggctcacgcctgtaatcccagcactttggaaggctgaggcgagcgggtcacctgaggtcaggagttcgagaccagtctggtcaacatggtgaaaccccgtctgtactaaaaatacaaaatggcggcacatgcctgtaatcccagctacttgggaagctgaggcaggagaatcacttgaagcctggaggcagaggttgcagtgagccgagattgcgccactgcactccagcccgggtgacagagtgaggctctgccacaaaaaaaaaataaataaataaattaggtgggtgtggtggtacacacctgcaatcccggctagtgggaggctgaggcatgagaattgcttgaatccgggaagcagaggctgtagtgagctgagatcacaccactgtactccagcctgggtgacagagttaagaccctgtcttttaaaaaaaaaaaaaaaaccttgagcaACATGattgagaccttgtttctacaaaacataaataaataaaatagccaggcataaaATAGGCATAGTGGCTCTttccagtagtctcagctacttgggagactgtggctggaggatcacttgagacctggaggttgaggctgccgtgagctattgGCTCAGACCCGTGtattccagcctggttgacagagcaagaccccgactcaaaataaaagaatgaggcCCATTTATGTATACATGccatggaaaaatattcaaaatatatagttCAATGTAAGCAGCAAGTAGAAATGATTAAAATGTGATCTATCCATATAGTGGAAtgttattcagtaataaaaagaaatgaagcactgATACAAGCTGTAATATAAATGATCCTTGAAAATagtatgctaaatgaaagaggACCAAATATTGTaagattctatttttattaaatgtccagaatagggaaatttatagcaacagaaagtagattagtggttgcctagaaATAGAGAGAATGGTGAGGGTTGCAGGGTGATGGCTAAGGGTCTCCAGGTTTCTTTCCGGGATAATGgaagttctaaaattgactatGGTGATGGATGATGCACAACTAGaaatcactgaactgtacactttaaagggATGAACTGTATAGTTGTAAAGGGAGTCAATTATATTTCAGTAAAtctgttttataaagaaaaaaataatatatgattcattttcttttttgagatggagtttcgctcttgctgcctgggctgcagtacaatggtacgatcttggctcactgaaatttctgcctctggggttcaagtaattttcctgcatcagcctcctgagtagctggaattataggggcctgccaccatgcctggctaattttttttggagtagagagagagttttgccatgttggccacgctggtcttgaactccagacctcaggtagtccgcgtgcctcggcctcccaaagtgctgggattacaggccattttcatcaataaataaaattaaccctCCCTCTCCCACAGTTATTTATGACTTTTTGTAATTGCCCCTTTGAGGAAATGCATTATAACCAACTTTCTTCCTCCACTccgttttgagacaggttctttttctgtcacccaggctggagggaagtgACATGgacatggctcagtgcagcctcaacctcccaggctcaagtgatcctcccacctcagcctcccaagcagctgggaccatagacatgcttcaccacgctcagctaatttttgtggtttcttttggtagagacagggttttgccatgttgcccaggctggtctcaaactcctgggctcaagcgatccacccaccttggcctcccaaagtggtgggattacaggcatgagccactatgcctggcctgattttaaaaaaaagtttttttgtacagatgcggtcacaccatgttgcctgggctggtcttgaactcctgagttcaagcccagaattcctcccacctcggcctcccaacctgcagggactacaggtgtgaaggATCTTGCCCATcccaactttcttttcttcttctttttttttttttttttttaaagacagggtctcactctgttgactgggctggagtgtagtggcataatcacaattcactgtagcctcggcctcccaggctcaagtgatcctcccacctcaacatctgtagctaggaccacaggtgcacgccaccatgcctggctttctttttttttttttgagacagagtctcgctctgtcacccaggctggagtgcagtggcacgatctcagctcactgaggcctctgcctcccaggttccagcaattctcctacctcagcctcccaggtagctggaattataggcacatgccactgtgcctggctgatttttgtatttttagtagaggtggcgtttcaccatgttggccagactggtctcgaactcctgatctcaggtgatctgcctgcctcggcttcccaaagtgctaggattacaggtgtgagccaccacactcggcctcctggctaatttttaaattttgtgtagacatggggtctcgctatgttgcccaggcttcaactttaattttttatgctAGAATTTTTTAGAAGTACATtaatattggccaggtgtggtggctcatgcctataatccccacactttgggaggccgaggtgggcagaatgcttgagctcaggagttcgataccagcctggccaacatagagaaactccgtctctactttacacaaaaattagctgggtatggcagcacacacctataatcccagctactcaggaggctgaggcaggagaatcacttgaacctgggaggcagaggttgcagtgagcagagatcacgccactgtactccagcctaggccacagagtgaaacttcgtctcaaaatatatgtatatattttaatactgaGATCATGAAAAAAGGCAATGTGTTCTTTAAGAGGACCAATTTCAGAGCCATGTAGCAGTGAAGTAAGCAAAGGCTTGCAACTGAAGTCAGGAAGCAGGCTCAGGAAAACCACTATAAGGAAAGGGAAAGTAACAGCCTCAGGATTCACAGGCAGAAGAGAAAGCTGATGGGAAGCAAATTATCCTTCCTTGTTGGGACTATAAAGTGGAAATGGAAGAGACCAGGAACTATGAAAAGATCAAAAAGGCCTTTTCAAGGTAAGAGGAAGATAAAGGCCTTCCTTTAAGTATAAGGGCaagcaaggccaggcacggtggctcacgcctgcaatcccaacactttgggaggccaaggtgggtggaccagcctgaccaatatgtagagatggtgaaacccatctctactaaaaatacaaaaattagataggcatggtggcatgtcctagctactcgggtggctgaggcaggagaattgcttgaacctgggaggcagacgtcgcagtgagctgagatcacgccactgcactccagcctgggtgacagagcgagactgtctcaaaaaaaaaaaagagtatacatatttaaagaaagcCTAACCATAAGACTAAAGCAATCCTGACGAAAGCTCTAACAGTCACCATCTAGATATTACTGGTGGAGGTATAGAGTCAAGGAAGCAATTCACCAAGGAAGCAAAGGGCCATGCTTTGACCCTCTATCCGTTTCATTGATAAGTAGGTCACAGCACTCCTGGAAAAGCAGCTCAATTAGAAATACCATGGGAAATACAAAGAGACTACCAAGTTTACTGTCTTCCCCCATACAGGGTTACCCAAGCCTCATTCTTACAGGCCTGGTAGCACCTCAACTTTACATTATTTctaaaagatttatttaaaaagtatatgtatatagctttaaaaaataatacagaaaggcCTATATGAAAAAACAACAGTCCCCTGACCATTCCTACCCAATCAATTCTGATCTGTAGAGaagattattttattccattagctctatttttttctcatctggtGGCTACATTCACATCTTAATATATACAGCTAATAAACGTATGCagccattctctttttttttttttagacggagtctctctccgtcgccaggctggagtgcagtggtgcgatctcagcttactgcaacctccacctcccaggttctagcaattcttctgcctcagcctcccaagtagctgggactacaggcacgcacaaccacatccagctaatatttgtatttttaggagagatgaggtttcaccttgttggccaggatggtctcgatctcgacttcatgatccacctgctttggcctcccaaagtgctggcattacaggcgtgagctaacgcgagtgctgggattacaggtgtgagccactgcgcctggcgggAGTCATTCTTAACTAATTTTAGGCATCTAAAGAATCTGCTTTCATACCTCCTTCACACATTCCTTACCCCCATCTTCTCACCTTGCTCATTATAATAAATCAGTAAACAACATGTACATTTCTATCACTCTGTAACTGTTGTTCATTATATAGTAgcctttaaaacttaaaaagggAGGTACAAATTTTTCCCTttgatttcaataatttttcctCTACGGCAAAGTTTAAGTCTAATTTTCATTTGTACCTCTAACCGGGtgactaaaaaatatataaatataaacctgCTACAAATGGGACAGATCTTACTATGATAGGCCTCATACATggccttagttttctttttcctcttcatggTAGTGAAGGAAGATCATTTAAAGGAGGGGATATATAAATACACAAGGGAAATCTATTAATGGTAAATTACATACCTAGGTATAAATAAACTACCTCAGATCCTCTGTACTACAAATAAATACCAAACTGAATAAACTTAGGAATTGACCATCTATCTAACTTCTAGGGCTGTGATCATAAATGGCAGAATATCGTATTTAGTGTTTCAACACTGGGGCAGAAGGGAGAACATATCCTTGTTAACATAAAAGAATACAGATACTAAAAAACAGATCTTTCATTTatccagaattttaaaatctagaattcGAAAACAGAAAATTCCCCTATGTTCAAAATTGATGTCCATAATGATACTTGAAGCATTCTAAGTGTTTTCTGAATTGTGAAAGTTTAATTTTTTCCAGTCGAGTTTGCATTATACTTCAATTCATTAAACATGGTCATTGCTATGGTGACCACTGTAAATTAAATGGCCAGCAATTCAGTTAATAAGAATCCcatctccctcttttctttcttttttttttgagacagagtctcgctttgtcatctaggctggaatgcagtggcacaatctcggctcactgcaagctccgcttcccgggttcacgacattctcctgcctctgcctcctgagtagctgggactacaggcgcccgccaccgcgcccggctaatttttttgtatttttagtagagacggggtttcaccgtgttagccaggatggtctcaatctcctgatctcgtgatctgcccgcctcggcctcccaaagtgctgggattacaggcatgagccaccgcgcccggcctctccctcttttcatgtatttgtataaatataattattctgtACAAATGTCACGGAAACATAAAAGTATGATACTCACACTTGGCATACAGACAGTCCATCATTGACTGCACTAAGTCCAGTTTGGCTTTTATGGAAAAGTTGATAAAGTTGGTATCAACGAGGATGTGGTAAGGTGGGCCCAGCTGTGTATTATATTGGAAAAATAAGCAGGAAGGGTGTTGGGgactgaaggaaaaagaaaacaagaacaaagtaaAACTTACACTGATACCCTAgtattaacaaaaaacaaaatagaactctCTGCTTGGGACTGTTTGCTGTAAACTCTTTTGTACATGTTCATTGGAAATAAATCCTAAAAAGGAAGGCAACGAAGAAAGTAACATCATTATCTTAATCTCAGCTCCCCTGGCAACTTTTGTCaccaacttttaaaaagcaattatcaaaaacaaacaaacaaaaaaagcaattatCCATTCCAGCTCTTCCTCTAGCAAGAGTAGAGTCGCCATGGGCACAGGGAGGTAGAATACAGGTATGATTAGAATGATACTCCAACACATTTGTCATTCTTATAGGATTCTAAAACTGTTGTTATGGAATGTGATAGAGAACAGTTTGTCTAGTGTTAGGATTATACACTACAGCAGGACCTGTATCACACCTAGCCCAAGTTGTCTGGGTTGAATATGACAGTGATTCCAAATGCTAGGCCATGGACCAGTATCTACCTGTGATGATATATCCATTACCAATCCAgggcaaaattagaaaaataaggaaaatgtggtaaagttttcataaagttaaatgtatttactcaaaaggaatgaaatacctttatatctttatataaaggttttatatctctatatacatatctttattctgaaaatatattttaaatatcttttggtGATAGTCTCTCTTTTATGAAATGCTAGTGTGTTAAACAACGGCAATTATGTCTCTTAAAAGATCCCTGGCAAAGAAAAAGTTGATAATCCTAGATAATATCTCCTGGATTTTAGGGGAAATTTTACTGCTCCATAAAATCCAAAAACCTTCAAACCACTGGAATTGATACATGCTCATCAATATCACTTTCATCTACATAGTTGTGGTAGACTTACTAACAAATAAGTTAGCAAACCAGCTCAGGGAAAGCCTGGATTTCTAAGCGGTCTATGGTTTTAAAGGAGAACTTCAAATGTTTGATTACTCAcacttctctttcctttaatGCACTGggatccttcttttctttctttttaggttttaatCTATCCTTTTCTTTActaggaagaaaaaagtaaattatatccAAGGGAGAAGAAAAACCACAGCAgttaaaatctcaaaaatctaAAGTTCCATTTTTTTTGGTCTACAGAAGAAATCCTACTTTGTGACTTCTTCATGTTAATATCAGCATACTCTTTCTGAGCAAATAACCAGTGCAAAGTACAGTACCTGGAAGTATCAGAATTAATCAGTAATGCCAATAACGCATAAGAATTGTTAATGAGTAAATAAAAGCTGAATATACTATATTTCTTTCTTACAATCTCTCATATCAAGGATCAAAATCCACTTCCAAGCAATGGGTAAAAGGGTGACAGTTATCTTCTGAAGATCCAGATGCTTTAACAGAAGGGGGAAAGTATTATCCCATATGCTTCTTATAAAGGgccaaaatgtaaaaacacatATACAGAACTTAACCTCTAActagaaattattattaatgGAGTGTCACTCCTAAAAATTACACAATACATCCACACTAAAGTCTGAGAAGAATAATTCTGAAGGTTTTAACGACCACTCTCTTATTCTgagacttttttttgtatttttagtggagaccgggtttcaccatgttggccaggctgctttcgaactcctcacctcaggtaatccattCGCCTCAGCcgcgcaaagtgctgggattacaggcgtgagccactgcgcctggctttctGAGACTCTTAAACTCATTGAAGATCAGTCTTTATTTAATAGCTATGCTTATTCTACACTTAAGCAGGGACACTGCTTTGATCCTCTTCATACTAGGGAATATCGCTTCACTTTCTTCTTCCACAGTGATTTGGATTCTTATATTAGTAAGacttataaaatggagatatctTGGAGTTTTCCCATTTTCTCTGACAAAAAATATTTGAGTACCAGGCACTGGAGACACAAGACAAACACGGTCTCTAACCTTGCCATCTTTCAACAAGAAACactccccccgccccaccccaagGGAATGTAGTAGTGTAATGGTAAAAACATAAAGAGAATTATACGGACTTCACCGAACTGACATGAGGTTTAAATGCGATATGGCAGACAAAGCATATAACGGtagaaaaagggaacacttaaaTGTTTAATTCCCATAGCCTTTCCCAGTGTGAGCGCTCAGCAGCTAAATTACTGTTAAACACTGGTTATCTCATGCTATATAAATCGAAGATACAATAttataagtaaaaaacaaaatagtaacaaaaatttTTACTACTTATCCTCTCTAGACTCTTATTAGACTATCCTTGGGCAGTTAATTCCAGATACTCACAGCCTCTGATCTCTGAGACTAAGCATTCGCTTCATGGTCGCatacttccttgttttcttttgcttccccttgaaacagaaattttagaattaaaagagTTGGAAACATATGGCATCTTTTAAagtctcttcttttctcttgtccATTGCCTTCCCTTCTTGCCTCAAATACCCAGACCCTCTTCCCCACTCTGTAAAGCATAACAGGCACCGCTCGGAGAAGTTTAAGAGCTAAGACCAGAATGAAAATATGCAAGGACAATGTGTCAGAAATTTGGCCACGGTCTGACTCCCTCCTTCTCCACCCG
Encoded proteins:
- the FCF1 gene encoding rRNA-processing protein FCF1 homolog isoform X1, with protein sequence MGKQKKTRKYATMKRMLSLRDQRLKEKDRLKPKKKEKKDPSALKEREVPQHPSCLFFQYNTQLGPPYHILVDTNFINFSIKAKLDLVQSMMDCLYAKCIPCITDCVMAEIEKLGQKYRVALRIAKDPRFERLPCTHKGTYADDCLVQRVTQHKCYIVATVDRDLKRRIRKIPGVPIMYISNHRYNIERMPDDYGAPRF
- the FCF1 gene encoding rRNA-processing protein FCF1 homolog isoform X2, translating into MKRMLSLRDQRLKEKDRLKPKKKEKKDPSALKEREVPQHPSCLFFQYNTQLGPPYHILVDTNFINFSIKAKLDLVQSMMDCLYAKCIPCITDCVMAEIEKLGQKYRVALRIAKDPRFERLPCTHKGTYADDCLVQRVTQHKCYIVATVDRDLKRRIRKIPGVPIMYISNHRYNIERMPDDYGAPRF
- the FCF1 gene encoding rRNA-processing protein FCF1 homolog isoform X4; this translates as MKRMLSLRDQRLPQHPSCLFFQYNTQLGPPYHILVDTNFINFSIKAKLDLVQSMMDCLYAKCIPCITDCVMAEIEKLGQKYRVALRIAKDPRFERLPCTHKGTYADDCLVQRVTQHKCYIVATVDRDLKRRIRKIPGVPIMYISNHRYNIERMPDDYGAPRF
- the FCF1 gene encoding rRNA-processing protein FCF1 homolog isoform X3, translating into MGKQKKTRKYATMKRMLSLRDQRLPQHPSCLFFQYNTQLGPPYHILVDTNFINFSIKAKLDLVQSMMDCLYAKCIPCITDCVMAEIEKLGQKYRVALRIAKDPRFERLPCTHKGTYADDCLVQRVTQHKCYIVATVDRDLKRRIRKIPGVPIMYISNHRYNIERMPDDYGAPRF